Genomic window (Bosea sp. (in: a-proteobacteria)):
GCCCGAGAGCGCGGTGAGAAGCTCCGCCTGTCCGTTGCCGGCGACGCCGGCGATGCCGAGGATCTCGCCGGCCCGCGCCTCGAAGGCGATGTCCTTCAGGGCGGTGCCGAAGGGCGGTTCGCCGGGGAGCGAAAGCCCTTCGACAGCGAGCCTGACGGCGCCGGCGCCAGTCGCCCGGCCATGCTCGATCCTGCGCAATTGCGCGCCGATCATCAGCTCCGCCATGCGCCGGGTCGTCTCGGTTTTCGGGTCGCAAGCCGCGACCACGCGCCCGCCGCGCAGGATGGTGGCGCCGTCGCAGAGCGCCTTGATCTCCGGAAGCTTGTGCGAAATGTAGAGGATCGAGCAGCCCTCGGCCGCGATCTGGCGCAGCGTCGAAAACAGCCGCTCGACCTCCTGCGGCGTCAAGACCGAGGTCGGCTCGTCCATGATAAGCAGCTTCGGCTTCTGCAACAGGCAGCGCACGATCTCGATGCGCTGGCGCTCGCCGACCGAGAGCGTGTGCACCTCCCGCTCCGGATCGAGCGGCAGCGAATAGGATTGCAGGATCGCGGCGACGCGGCGCTTCAGCTCCTCGCGCTCGACCGCCTCGTCGAGGCCCAGCGCGATGTTCTCGATCACGGTCATCGCGTCGAACAGCGAGAAATGCTGGAACACCATGCCGATGCCGAGCTTGCGCGCGGCTTTCGGCGAGGCGATCGCGACCGGCCTGCCGTTCCAGGAGATCGTGCCCGCGTCGGCCTCGAGCACGCCGTAGATGATCTTGACCAGCGTCGACTTGCCGGCGCCGTTCTCGCCGAGCAGGGCGTGGATCTCGCCGGGCCTGACGCTCAGGCTGATGTCGTCATTGGCCTTCACGCCCGGAAAGCTCTTGGAGATGTGGGCGAGCGCCAGCCGCGGCGGCACCTCCTGCTCACGCGGCTGGTTCATGGCTCGCCCGCCTCCCTCGCGCCGGCGTCCGGCGGCCAAGCAAGCAACGCACCAACTCGGCCGCCGTCAAGGCCGCGATCACCTCCGGGCGCTTGTCGTCCACATCCGCGCCGCCGATCGGGCAGGTCAGGTGCATGAGCGCCGCGCGCCGCCCGCCGACCCTGATGAAGCCCGATTCGAAGCGGGCGCGCTTGGTGGCCGAGCCGATCATGCCGATATAAGCCGCGTCGCCCCGCGCCAGAGCCGCCTCCGCCAGCCGGTAGTCGAGCGCATGGCTGTGCGAGAGCACGACGAAACCGGCGCCCGCCGGCGCGCCCGCGACCGCATCGACCGGATCGGCCATGCGGATGCAGGTGACGGCGCGCGGCAGACCGTCCATCACCGCGTCGCGGTCGTCGATCAGCGTGACTGAAAAGGGCAGGGGCGCCAGCGCCTTCGCCAGCGCCCGGCCGGTATGGCCGGCGCCGAAGACGAGGACCGAGGGGCGGGCGAGGGCTTGCGCCTTCTCGCGGGCGGCGATGAGCGCGATCTCGGCGGTAGCCGTGCGGCGCAGCGAGACGCTGACCCGTCCGCCGCAGCACTGCCCCATCTGCGGGCCGAGCGGGATGTCGAGGATGCGCTCAGCTTGGCCGGCTGCCAGCATCTGCCGGGCGATGTCGATGCAGTGGAATTCGAGCTGCCCGCCGCCGATGGTCCCGGCGCTGGCATCCGGGGAGACGGCCATCGAGGCACCGGCCTCGCGCGGGGTCGAGCCTTCCGCCGCCTCGATCCTGACGAGGACGACGGCGTCGTGGCGATGCGCGGAGAGGAAGGCGGCAAGCGTCACGGCCTCCTCCCGCGTTCCGTCCTGACCCGTTCGACGGCGTCCAGCACGCGCTCGGGCGTCGCGGGCGCGTCGAGGCGCGGGCAGATCCGGTGATCGCCCACGCTCGCCACCGCGTCCGACAGCGCATGCAGCACCGAGATCGCCAGCATCAGCGGCGGCTCGCCGACCGCCTTGGAGCGGTGGATCGTCGGCTCGCGGTTCGGCGCATCGTCGAGCAGGTGCACGTTGAAGATGCGCGGCCGGTCCGAGGCGACGGGGATCTTGTAGGTCGAGGGGGCGTGGGTCGAAAGCCTCCCCTTGCGGTCCCAGACCAGCTCCTCCGTCGTCAGCCAGCCCATGCCCTGCACGAAGCCGCCCTCGATCTGGCCCCGGTCGATCGCCGGATTCAGCGATTGCCCGCAATCATGCAGGATATCGACGCGCTCGACCCTGTATTCGCCGGTCAGCGTGTCGATCGCGACTTCGGCCGCCGCCGCGCCATAGGCGAAGTAATAGAAGGGGTGGCCGCGCCCGGCCTTGCGGTCCCAATGGATTTTTGGCGTCGCGTAGAAGCCCGTCGCGGAAAGCTGGACGCGTGCCATATAGGCGGCCGCGACCAGTTCCTTGAAGCCGATCTCGCGGGCGCCGACCTTCACGCGTCCCGGCAGGAAGGCGATCTCCTCTGCCTGCACCTGCCAGTGCCTCGCGGCGAATGCCGTCAGCCGCCGCTTGATCGTCTCGCAGGCGTCGAGCGCCGCCATGCCGTTGAGATCGGAGCCGGAGGAGGCGGCGGTCGCCGAGGTGTTCGGCACCTTGCCGGTGGTGGTCGCGGTGATCTTGACCTGGGTCAGGTCGATGCCGAAGGCATGCGCCACCACCTGCGCCACCTTGATGTAGAGCCCTTGCCCCATCTCGGTGCCGCCATGGTTCAGCGCGACCGTGCCGTCGGTATAGACATTGACCAGGGCGCCTGCCTGGTTGAACCAGGTCGCGGTGAAGGAGATGCCGAACTTGACCGGCGTCAGCGCGATGCCGCGCTTGACGATGGGGCTCGTCTCGTTGGCCTCACGGATCGCCGCCTTGCGCGCCTGGTAGTCTGAGCGCCGTTCCAGCTCCGCGATGATATCCGCCGCGATATTGTCCTCGACCGCCTGGTGATAGGGCGTGACGTCGCGGCCCGAGCCCCGGTAGAGGTTGCGCTTGCGTACCGTGAGCGGATCGAGCCCGGTCGCGAAGGCGACCTCCTCGATGAAGCGCTCGGCCCCGACCATGCCCTGCGGCCCGCCGAAGCCGCGGAAGGCGGTGTTCGAGCAGGTGTTGGTGAAGAGCGGCTGCGAGCTGGCGCGCACCGCCGGGTAGAAATAGCAGTTGTCCATGTGGAACAGGGCGCGGTCGGTCACCGGCCCCGACAGGTCGGCGTTCCAGCCGCAGCGCGCCGCATAGACGGCATCGACCGCATGGATCATGCCCTCGTCGTCGAAGCCGATTTCGTAGTCGCAGACGAAATCGTGGCGTTTTCCCGTGATCGCCATGTCGTCGTCGCGGTCGGGCCGGAGCTTGACCGGGCGCCTGAGCTTGCGGGCGGCGAGCGCGGCGACGCAGGCGAAGAGATTGGCCTGCGTCTCCTTGCCGCCGAAGCCGCCGCCCATGCGCCTGACCTCGACCGTCACCGCGTGCGAGCCGGTGCCGAGCACGGCGGCGACCATGTGCTGGACCTCGCTCGGGTGCTGGGTCGAGACCATGACCGTCATGTCCTCGTCCTCGCCGGGGATGGCGAGCGCGATCTGGCCTTCGAGATAGAAATGCTCCTGCCCGCCGATCGCCATCGTGCCGTTCAGCCGGCGCGGGCTCGCCGCGAGCGCCGCAGCGACATCCCCGCGCTCCAGCCTGAGCGGTTCGGTGACGAGCCTGCCGCCGGCCGCGCGCGCGGCGGCGATGTCGATGAGCGGCGCCTCCTCGGCATGATCGGCCTTCGCCAGCGCGGCGGCGCGGCGCGCCTCATCGCGTGTCCCGGCCACCACGGCGAAGAGCGGCTGGCCGTGGAACAGGATGCGGTCGGTGGCGAAGACCGGCTCGTCATGCAGATGCGTCGAGGAGATGTCGTTGGCGCCGGGGATGTCGGCCGCCGTCAGCACGGCGAGGACGCCCGGCGCGGCGCGGACGGCGGAAAGGTCGAGCGCGGCGAGCCGGCCATGGGCGATGGCGCTTAAGCCGAGATAGGCGTGCAGCAGCCCCTCCGGCGCGGCGATGTCGTCGATATAGAGCGCCTCGCCCGCGACGTGCTTCAGCGCGGAATCATGGGCGCGGGCGGCGCCGGCCTCAGTCCCGCTGTCGAGCCTGCGGCGTGCGTCAGCCATGGGCGGCCTCCGCCGGCCTGCCGGCGACCCGCGTTTGCGTCGGGCCTTGCGTCGTCTCGATCAGGAAGCGGCGCAGCAGGTTGCCGGCGATCTTCAGCCGGTAATGCGCCGAGGCGCGCATGTCGTCGAGCGGCGTGAAATCCTGCGGCAGCGCCGAAATCGCCGCCATGACCGCCTCCTCGCCCCATCGCCAGCCGGTCAGCACAGCCTCCGCCGCCGCCGCCCGCTTCGGGATGCCGGCCATGCCGCCATAGGCGAGGCGGGCCTGCGTGATCACGCCGCCGGGCCCGAGCGTCAGCCGGAAGGCGCCGCAGACGGCCGAGATGTCCTCGTCGAAGCGCTTCGAGACCTTGGAGGCGTGGAACAGCATGCCCGCCGCCGGCTTCGGCACCAGCACCGCCTCGACGAATTCGCACCTGTGCCGGTCCTGCTTGCGGTAGTCGAGGAAGAAGCGTTCGAGCGGGATCGCGCGGCGCTCGATTCCGCCCTCGCTGCGTCGCGCCAGGACCAGCGTCGCGTCGAGCGCGATCAGGGCAGGCGGCAGGTCGCCGATCGGCGAGCCGTTGGCGATGTTGCCGCCGATCGTGCCGGCGTTGCGCACCTGCTCGCCGCCGAAGCGGCGCATCAGCTCGTCGAGCTGGGGGGAGAGCGTGGCGAGCGCCTTGCGGACATCCGTCTGGCTCGCCATGGCGCCGAAGCGCAGATCACCGCCCTCGTCGGCGATCTCGCGCAGCGCTTCGATCCGCCCGAGGAAGATCACCGGGTCGAGCCGCTTCATCGCCTTGGTGACCCATAAGCCGACATCGGTAGCGCCCGCCACCAGCGTCGCCTGCGGATGCGCGGCGATGAGATCGGCCAGCGCCGCGACGGTCGCGGGCGCGAAGAAGCGCCCGCCTTCGCCTTGCAGCGCCAGCGTCTCGGCATCGTTCAGGGCCGCGAGCCGTGCCGCGATCGCCGCGCGCTCTTTCAGGAACCGATCCGCCTCGCGTAGCGCGATCTCATCCATGCGGCGGCCGGCGGCGATGATCGGCTCATAGCCGGTGCAGCGGCAGAGATTGCCGGCGAGCGCATCTTCGATGCGGCCGGTTGTCGGCGCCGCCTCGTTCAGCCGGAGCGCGAGGAGCGACATCACGAAGCCCGGCGTGCAGAAGCCGCATTGCGAGCCGTGGCAGTCCACCATCGCCTGCTGGACCGGGTGCAGGCCGCCATCCGCGTCCTTCAGATGTTCGACCGTCAGCAACTGGCAGCCGTCGAGCGTCGGCAGGAAGCGGATGCAGGCGTTGATCGCCTCGTGGCGCAGCGTGCCGCGGTCGAGCCGGCCGATGACGACGGTGCAGGCGCCGCAATCGCCCTCGGCGCAGCCTTCCTTGGTGCCGGTCATGCGCCTCTCGAGGCGCAGCCAGTCGAGCACCGTCAGCGTCGGGTCGCAGCTTTCGATCGCGATCGGCTCGTCGCCGAGCAGGAAGCGCAAGGTCTCACGCATGCCGCCAGATTAGGCATGATCCGCGCTTGGCCGGAAGCGGCGATTTGGTGCAGATGTGATGGGACATTGTGCCGGAGGCGCCCGCCGTGACCGCATCCACCGCCTTGCGCGCCCTGCGCGGCCGCCTGCTCTGGTTCGTCGACGATCCGGAGATCGCGGGCGAGGCGGCGCATCGCTATGTCGAGGACGGGCTGCTCGTCATCCGCAACGGTCTGGTCGAGGCAGCCGGCGCGGCGCGCGACCTGCTGCCGGCGCTGCCGGCCGATGCGGAGATCGTCGATCACCGCCCGCACCTGATCATGCCGGGCTTCATCGACGCTCATATCCACATACCGCAGACGCAGGTCATCGCCTCCTACGGCGCGCAACTGCTGGAGTGGCTGAACAAATACACCTTCGTCGAGGAGCAGAAGCTCAGCCGGCAGGGCCATGCCGAGAAGCTCTCGCGCTTCTTCCTCGACGAGCTCGTCGCCAACGGCACCACCACGGCCGCGGTCTATTGCTCGGTGCATCCGCAATCGGCGGAAGCCTTCTTCACGGAATCGCAGCGGCGGAACACGCGCATGATCGCCGGCAAGGTGATGATGGACCGCAATGCGCCGGACGCGCTGACCGACACGGCCGAGAGCGGCTATCGCGATTCGAAGGCGCTGATCGCCCGCTGGCACGGCAACGGCCGGCAGCTCTACGCGATCACGCCGCGCTTCGCGATCACCTCGACGCCGGAGCAACTCACCGCCGCGGGGCGGCTCGCGGGCGAGCATCCCGATTGCCATGTCCAGACCCATATCGACGAGAACCGGGCCGAGATCGCGCTGGCCCGTGAGCTCTATCCGGAAGCTGCCGATTATGCCGACATCTATCGGCGTTACGGTGTGCTCGGCCCCAAAAGCCTCATGGGCCATTGCATCCACATGACCGCCAACGAGTGGCGGGCCTTCGCCGAGACCGGCGCGGTCGCCGTCTTCTGCCCGACCTCGAACCTGTTCCTCGGCTCAGGCCTGTTCGATTGGGGAGAGGCGCGCGCGAGCGGCGTCCGGGTCGCGGTCGCGACCGATATCGGCGGCGGCACCTCCTATTCGATGCTCAGGACCATGGCCGAAGCCTACAAGGTGCTGCAATTGCAGGGGCAGACGCTTGGCGCCTTCGCGGCGCTGCACGCGATCACGCGCGGCAATGCGGTGGCGCTCAGCCTCGATCACCTGATCGGCACGTTCGAGCCGGGCCGAGAGGCGGATGTCGTGGTGCTCGATACCGGCGCGACGCGGGCGATGGCGCATCGCCTGGAGACGGCGCGCGATCTGGCCGAGGAGCTGTTCGTGCTGGTCACGCTCGGCGACGAGCGCAACGTCGCCGCGACCTATGTGATGGGAAAGCGGGCGGCTCAGCCCAGCACGCCGCCCTTGCGGGCATAGTCGATATAGATCTCGCGCAGGCGCTGTGCGGTCGGGCCCGGCGCGCCGTTGTGGATGGTGTGGCCGTCGATCGAGGTGACCGGCATGACCAGGCTGGTCGCGGAGGTGACGAAGGCTTCCTCCGCCTCGAGCGCCTCTTCCAGCGTGAAGGCGCGCTCCTCAAAGGAAAAGCCCGTTTCCGCAAGATAGGCCAGCACCGCCTTGCGGGTGATGCCCGGCAGCACCTTGTGCGAGAGCGGGCGCGAGATCAGCGTCTTGTCCTTGACGATCCAGGCGGTGGAGGAGGAGCCCTCCGTCACCACGCCGTCCTCGACAAGCCAGGCCTCCTGCGCGCCGTTGTCCTGCGCGAACTGCTTGGCGAGCACGGGGGCGAGCAGGTTGACGCTCTTGATGTCGCGCCGTGCCCAGCGCAGGTCTGGCGTCGAGACCACCTTGATGCCGGTTTTCGCCGCCGGCGCGTTCACGAAGTTGCGGGCCTGGGTGAACATCACCAGCGTCGGCTTCACGTCCTTCGGGAAGGCGAAGTCGCGATCGGCGGCGCCGCGCGAGACCTGCAGGTAGATGCCACCCTCGTCGAGGCTGTTCTTCCTGATCAATTCCTCGTGGATGGCGACGAGCTCGGCCTTCGACCAAGGCAGGGGAAGCCGGATCTCGCCGCAGGAGCGTTCGAGGCGGGCAAGATGCGCCTCGCAATCGACGAGCTTGCCGCCGATCACCGCCGAGACCTCGTAGATGCCGTCGCCGAAGATGAAACCGCGGTCGAAGACGGAGATCGTCGCCTCTTCCTCGGGAAGATAGGCGCCGTTGACATAGACGATGCGGCTCATGGGACGCGGGACTCTCTGATTGGAAGGAACGCCCGTCCTTCCTAGAGCATGCGGAGTCCGGAGGAAACCGCGCCGTTGGTTCCCTATCGGCCGGTTGCCGCGGCGGCGCTTTCCTGCGCCTCGACCACCGCGACGGCGGTCATGTTGACGACGCCGCGCGCCGTGACCGAGCCGGTGAGGATATGGGCGGGCTTGGCGGTGCCGATCAGGATCGGCCCGACGGGCAGCGCGTCGGCCATCACCTTGGCGAACTGGTAGGAGATGTTGGCGGCGTCGAGATTGGGGAAGATCAGGACGTTCGCCATCCCCTTCAGCGTCGAGGAGGGCAGCACGCGCTCGCGGATCAGCGGCACGAGCGCGGTATCGGCCTCCATCTCGCCGTCGCATTCGAGGCTGGGCGCCCGCTCGCGGATCAGCTTCAGCGCCTTGCGCATCTTCAGCGAGGAGGGCGTGTCGGCCGCGCCGAAATCGGCATGCGACAGGAGCGCTATCTTCGGATCGATGCCGAAGCGCTGGACATGGTCGGCGGCGAGCACGGTCATGTCGGCGATCTCCTCGGCGCTGGGATCGTGCTTCACATGGGTGTCGCCGAGGAAGAAGGCGCCCTTGGTGGTGATGATCAGCGTCATCGCCGCGATGTCGCTGGCACCCGGCGCCAGGCCGATGATGTCCTTGATGTGCCTGAGCCGCGACATGAAGCGGCCCTCGAGGCCGGTGATCATCGCGTCCGCCTCGCCGCGCGCCACCGCCAGCGCCGCGATCACGGTGTTGTTGGTGCGCACCAGCGAACGGGCCGCCTCCGGCGTGATGCCGCGCCGTCCGGCGATCTCGAGATAGGTCTGGACGTAGTCGCGATAGCGCGGATCGTCCTCTGGGTTGACCACCGCGAAATCGGTGCCGGGCTTCAGCGACAGGCCGAAGCGCTCGATGCGGCTTTCGATCACGTTCGGGCGGCCGATCAGGATCGGTACGGCAAGCCCTTCCTCCAGCGCGACCTGGGCTGCGCGCAGCACGCGCTCGTCCTCGCCCTCGGCATAGATCACGCGCTTGGGATCGGCCTTGGCCTTCTGGAACAGCGGCTTCATCAGGAAGCCGGAGCGGAAGACGAAGCGTGACAGCTGCTCGCGATAGGCTTCGATATCGACCAGCGGCTTGCCGGCGACGCCGGTCGCCATCGCAGCCTCCGCCACGGCCGGCGCGATGCGCATGATCAGCCGCGGATCGAAGGGGTTGGGGATCAGCGAGGTCGCGCCGAAGGTCGAGGCCTCGCCGCCATAGGCGCGCGCGGCGATGTCGGAGGTCGCCTCGCGGGCGAGCGAGGCGATGGCGCGCACCGCG
Coding sequences:
- a CDS encoding D-amino-acid transaminase, with the protein product MSRIVYVNGAYLPEEEATISVFDRGFIFGDGIYEVSAVIGGKLVDCEAHLARLERSCGEIRLPLPWSKAELVAIHEELIRKNSLDEGGIYLQVSRGAADRDFAFPKDVKPTLVMFTQARNFVNAPAAKTGIKVVSTPDLRWARRDIKSVNLLAPVLAKQFAQDNGAQEAWLVEDGVVTEGSSSTAWIVKDKTLISRPLSHKVLPGITRKAVLAYLAETGFSFEERAFTLEEALEAEEAFVTSATSLVMPVTSIDGHTIHNGAPGPTAQRLREIYIDYARKGGVLG
- a CDS encoding ABC transporter ATP-binding protein, translated to MNQPREQEVPPRLALAHISKSFPGVKANDDISLSVRPGEIHALLGENGAGKSTLVKIIYGVLEADAGTISWNGRPVAIASPKAARKLGIGMVFQHFSLFDAMTVIENIALGLDEAVEREELKRRVAAILQSYSLPLDPEREVHTLSVGERQRIEIVRCLLQKPKLLIMDEPTSVLTPQEVERLFSTLRQIAAEGCSILYISHKLPEIKALCDGATILRGGRVVAACDPKTETTRRMAELMIGAQLRRIEHGRATGAGAVRLAVEGLSLPGEPPFGTALKDIAFEARAGEILGIAGVAGNGQAELLTALSGERLAARPEAIRLDGRAIGLDGAGARRALGLACVPEERNGHAAVPDFSLAENAVLTARHRLKLTPRGFISAAAVARFTEGVIQRFDVRTTGPGALARSLSGGNLQKFIMGREIGQEPSVLVVSQPTWGVDAGAAAAIRQELVDLAAKGSAVIVISQDLDELIELTDRLSVINEGRLSVPRPVASLGIDEIGLMMGGVHGAEAAAHA
- a CDS encoding NADP-dependent malic enzyme — protein: MKSTLSNDLRAGALVYHRQPRPGKLEIQATKPLGNQRDLALAYSPGVAAACEAIVDDPSQAAELTSRQNLVAVITNGTAVLGLGDIGSLASKPVMEGKAVLFKKFAGIDCFDIEVEQKEIEKFVEVVAALEPTFGGINLEDIKGPECFEIEEKLKARMKIPVFHDDQHGTAIIVSAAVLNGLDLAGKKIADVKIVVSGAGAAALACTNLLVELGAQRKNIWITDLEGVVYKGRTALMDRWKAVYAQDTQARTLSEVITGADVFLGLSAAGVLKPEMAKQMARMPLILALANPNPEITPEEALAARPDAMICTGRSDYPNQVNNVLCFPYIFRGALDVQATTINEAMKLAAVRAIASLAREATSDIAARAYGGEASTFGATSLIPNPFDPRLIMRIAPAVAEAAMATGVAGKPLVDIEAYREQLSRFVFRSGFLMKPLFQKAKADPKRVIYAEGEDERVLRAAQVALEEGLAVPILIGRPNVIESRIERFGLSLKPGTDFAVVNPEDDPRYRDYVQTYLEIAGRRGITPEAARSLVRTNNTVIAALAVARGEADAMITGLEGRFMSRLRHIKDIIGLAPGASDIAAMTLIITTKGAFFLGDTHVKHDPSAEEIADMTVLAADHVQRFGIDPKIALLSHADFGAADTPSSLKMRKALKLIRERAPSLECDGEMEADTALVPLIRERVLPSSTLKGMANVLIFPNLDAANISYQFAKVMADALPVGPILIGTAKPAHILTGSVTARGVVNMTAVAVVEAQESAAAATGR
- the xdhB gene encoding xanthine dehydrogenase molybdopterin binding subunit — its product is MADARRRLDSGTEAGAARAHDSALKHVAGEALYIDDIAAPEGLLHAYLGLSAIAHGRLAALDLSAVRAAPGVLAVLTAADIPGANDISSTHLHDEPVFATDRILFHGQPLFAVVAGTRDEARRAAALAKADHAEEAPLIDIAAARAAGGRLVTEPLRLERGDVAAALAASPRRLNGTMAIGGQEHFYLEGQIALAIPGEDEDMTVMVSTQHPSEVQHMVAAVLGTGSHAVTVEVRRMGGGFGGKETQANLFACVAALAARKLRRPVKLRPDRDDDMAITGKRHDFVCDYEIGFDDEGMIHAVDAVYAARCGWNADLSGPVTDRALFHMDNCYFYPAVRASSQPLFTNTCSNTAFRGFGGPQGMVGAERFIEEVAFATGLDPLTVRKRNLYRGSGRDVTPYHQAVEDNIAADIIAELERRSDYQARKAAIREANETSPIVKRGIALTPVKFGISFTATWFNQAGALVNVYTDGTVALNHGGTEMGQGLYIKVAQVVAHAFGIDLTQVKITATTTGKVPNTSATAASSGSDLNGMAALDACETIKRRLTAFAARHWQVQAEEIAFLPGRVKVGAREIGFKELVAAAYMARVQLSATGFYATPKIHWDRKAGRGHPFYYFAYGAAAAEVAIDTLTGEYRVERVDILHDCGQSLNPAIDRGQIEGGFVQGMGWLTTEELVWDRKGRLSTHAPSTYKIPVASDRPRIFNVHLLDDAPNREPTIHRSKAVGEPPLMLAISVLHALSDAVASVGDHRICPRLDAPATPERVLDAVERVRTERGRRP
- the xdhC gene encoding xanthine dehydrogenase accessory protein XdhC, whose protein sequence is MTLAAFLSAHRHDAVVLVRIEAAEGSTPREAGASMAVSPDASAGTIGGGQLEFHCIDIARQMLAAGQAERILDIPLGPQMGQCCGGRVSVSLRRTATAEIALIAAREKAQALARPSVLVFGAGHTGRALAKALAPLPFSVTLIDDRDAVMDGLPRAVTCIRMADPVDAVAGAPAGAGFVVLSHSHALDYRLAEAALARGDAAYIGMIGSATKRARFESGFIRVGGRRAALMHLTCPIGGADVDDKRPEVIAALTAAELVRCLLGRRTPARGRRASHEPAA
- the guaD gene encoding guanine deaminase, translating into MTASTALRALRGRLLWFVDDPEIAGEAAHRYVEDGLLVIRNGLVEAAGAARDLLPALPADAEIVDHRPHLIMPGFIDAHIHIPQTQVIASYGAQLLEWLNKYTFVEEQKLSRQGHAEKLSRFFLDELVANGTTTAAVYCSVHPQSAEAFFTESQRRNTRMIAGKVMMDRNAPDALTDTAESGYRDSKALIARWHGNGRQLYAITPRFAITSTPEQLTAAGRLAGEHPDCHVQTHIDENRAEIALARELYPEAADYADIYRRYGVLGPKSLMGHCIHMTANEWRAFAETGAVAVFCPTSNLFLGSGLFDWGEARASGVRVAVATDIGGGTSYSMLRTMAEAYKVLQLQGQTLGAFAALHAITRGNAVALSLDHLIGTFEPGREADVVVLDTGATRAMAHRLETARDLAEELFVLVTLGDERNVAATYVMGKRAAQPSTPPLRA
- the xdhA gene encoding xanthine dehydrogenase small subunit; the protein is MRETLRFLLGDEPIAIESCDPTLTVLDWLRLERRMTGTKEGCAEGDCGACTVVIGRLDRGTLRHEAINACIRFLPTLDGCQLLTVEHLKDADGGLHPVQQAMVDCHGSQCGFCTPGFVMSLLALRLNEAAPTTGRIEDALAGNLCRCTGYEPIIAAGRRMDEIALREADRFLKERAAIAARLAALNDAETLALQGEGGRFFAPATVAALADLIAAHPQATLVAGATDVGLWVTKAMKRLDPVIFLGRIEALREIADEGGDLRFGAMASQTDVRKALATLSPQLDELMRRFGGEQVRNAGTIGGNIANGSPIGDLPPALIALDATLVLARRSEGGIERRAIPLERFFLDYRKQDRHRCEFVEAVLVPKPAAGMLFHASKVSKRFDEDISAVCGAFRLTLGPGGVITQARLAYGGMAGIPKRAAAAEAVLTGWRWGEEAVMAAISALPQDFTPLDDMRASAHYRLKIAGNLLRRFLIETTQGPTQTRVAGRPAEAAHG